A single Brachionichthys hirsutus isolate HB-005 chromosome 17, CSIRO-AGI_Bhir_v1, whole genome shotgun sequence DNA region contains:
- the tmem63bb gene encoding transmembrane protein 63Bb gives MYMLLKHLVDRYNMYYAYLPSKLDKKIHSGAVTQVVAAPILCLFWLLFFSTVRTGFETPTSMFTLVVLVVTIVVCLSHVCFGHFKYLSAHNYKIDTKDNDVDAVENGRPARTSSPPASKSQQMYIAQVLQDPNSDEPGGGGGGGEDDEVLNGGNGINEADFQSGEDSLIANEVHQ, from the exons ATGTACATGCTGCTGAAGCACCTGGTGGACCGCTACAACATGTACTACGCCTACCTGCCCTCGAAGCTGGACAAGAAGATCCACTCGGGGGCCGTCACCCAGGTGGTGGCCGCGCCCATCCTCTGCCTCTTCTGGCTGCTCTTCTTCTCCACAGTCCGCAcag GTTTTGAGACCCCGACCTCCATGTTTACTCTGGTGGTCCTGGTCGTGACCATCGTGGTCTGCCTGTCCCACGTCTGCTTCGGACACTTCAAGTACCTCAGCGCTCACAACTACAAG ATCGACACCAAGGACAACGATGTGGACGCCGTCGAGAACGGCCGTCCGGCCCGGACCTCGTCACCCCCCGCCTCTAAATCTCAG cagatgtacATCGCCCAGGTGCTCCAGGACCCGAACTCGGACGAgcctggcggcggcggcggcggcggcgaggacgaCGAGGTGCTGAACGGGGGCAACGGCATCAATGAGGCGGATTTTCAGTCGGGGGAGGACAGTCTGATCGCCAACGAGGTCCACCAGTAA
- the kat14 gene encoding cysteine-rich protein 2-binding protein, with amino-acid sequence MDSSSEQLGGAEGGASEGLEEGEVEGETLLMVESEDQGSVDLSHDQSGDSLTSDVGEEAEGGGACEDMSFYCDRCHKWVPAAQLHGDQPSYLKGDNFFKFTCSDCGEDGKESFERMRLTWQQVVMLAMYNLSLEGTGRQGYFRWKEDICAFIGRHWNFLLGTRKKTSTWWSTVAGCLSVGSPTFFRSGAQEFGEPGWWKLVQNRPPTLRPVVDKSAPKAKASKPALDPVITVEGLRKRGARNPVENAMQLKEKRSRTQEAKDIRRAQKEAVGVCADHSAASTPAKLSGGRGGGAGRRPDLVLEKGEVIDFSSLSSSDRTPLTSPSPSPSPDFSAPGTPASHSATPSLLSEADLIPDAMPPQALFHDDEEMETEGMIDPGTEDVPPPRVASHIKREAQSEGEDDLEETFGLSGGPSSGGVVGAGGPERRRIPHAEKAEPPRLAMLSLYEERMLLRRLDACPLALAVTPQAKRLHRKLLIRQAKRQRGLPLLDIDRAISATLSLVGGLYCVQEVDTQVRAGTNSQELRVLDRFQTSVSRRRGVQQHSVSFCQRLMGDEGSLDQSIKSPYTSRILKPYIRRDYESRPVKLRLLQEIRAHSHRKDPDWVPDPGAPIDYCYVRPNHIPSVNSMCHSSFWPGVDLSECLQYPDFSVVVLYKRVVVGFGFMVPDVKYNEAYISFLLVHPEWRRAGIGTFMIYHLIQTCMGKDVTLHVSASNAAMLLYQKLGFQAEEYILDFYDKYYPVDSSECRHAFFLRLRR; translated from the exons ATGGACAGCAGCAGCGAGCAGCTGGGCGGGGCAGAGGGCGGGGCCTCTGAGGgcctggaggagggggaggtggagggggagACTCTGCTGATGGTGGAGTCCGAGGATCAGGGGTCGGTGGATCTGTCACATGACCAGAGCGGGGACTCTTTGACCAGTGACGTGGGCGAGGAGGccgaagggggcggggcctgcgaGGACATGTCCTTCTACTGCGACCGCTGTCACAAGTGGGTCCCTGCAG CTCAGCTCCATGGCGACCAGCCCAGCTACCTGAAGGGAGACAACTTCTTCAAGTTCACCTGCAGCGACTGCGGCGAGGACGGGAAGGAGAGCTTCGAGAGGATGAGGCTCACCTGGCAGCAG GTGGTGATGCTGGCCATGTACAACCTGTCTCTGGAGGGGACGGGTCGCCAGGGTTACTTCAGGTGGAAGGAGGACATCTGTGCTTTCATTGGCCGACACTGGAACTTCCTGCTGGGAACCAG GAAGAAGACGTCGACCTGGTGGAGCACGGTGGCCGGCTGTCTGTCGGTCGGGAGTCCGACCTTCTTCCGTTCGGGAGCTCAAGAGTTCGGTGAGCCCGGTTGGTGGAAGCTGGTTCAGAACCGACCTCCGACCCTGAGACCTGTGGTGGACAAATCTGCGCCCAAGGCTAAAG CCTCCAAACCCGCCCTGGACCCGGTCATTACTGTTGAGGGTCTGAGGAAGCGTGGCGCCAGGAACCCGGTGGAGAACGCCATGCAGCTGAAGGAAAAGCGTTCCCGCACACAGGAGGCGAAGGACATCCGTCGGGCTCAGAAGGAGGCGGTGGGAGTCTGCGCTGACCACAGCGCCGCCTCCACGCCTGCTAAGCTGAGTGGAGGGCGTGGAGGCGGCGCCGGACGCCGGCCCGACCTCGTCCTGGAGAAAGGAGAGGTCATTGAtttctcctccctcagctctTCCGACCGAACGCCCCTCACAAGCCCATCGCCGTCCCCGTCGCCGGACTTCTCCGCCCCGGGGACGCCGGCGTCTCATTCAGCGACACCCAGTCTGCTGTCGGAGGCGGACCTCATCCCCGACGCCATGCCTCCACAGGCTCTGTTCCACG atgatgaggagatggagacggagggaaTGATTGACCCGGGGACGGAGGACGTCCCGCCTCCCAGGGTAGCGTCTCACATTAAACGTGAAGCGCAGAGCGAGGGCGAGGACGACCTTGAGGAGACGTTTGGACTGAGTGGAGGTCCGTCTTCGGGGGGGGTTGTTGGTGCTGGAGGACCTGAGCGGAGGAGGATTCCCCACGCCGAGAAGGCGGAGCCTCCTCGCCTCGCCATGCTCAGCCTGTACGAGGAGAGGATGCTGCTGCGGCGGCTGGACGCCTGTCCGCTGGCGCTGGCTGTCACGCCTCAGGCCAAACGTctccacaggaagctgctgatCCGCCAGGCCAAGAGGCAGAGAgggctccccctgctggacatcGATCGGGCCATCAGCGCGACCCTCAGCCTGGTGGGAGGGCTCTACTGTGTCCAGGAGGTGGACACGCAGGTGCGAGCCGGAACCAACAGCCAGGAGCTGCGTGTTCTGGATCGCTTCCAG ACCAGCGTGTCCAGGAGACGGGGCGTCCAACAACACTCCGTGTCCTTCTGCCAGCGCTTGATGGGAGACGAGGGCAGTTTGGACCAGAGCATCAAGAGTCCGTACACCTCCCGCATCCTGAAGCCCTACATCAG GAGAGATTACGAGAGCCGTCCGGTGAAGCTGAGGTTGCTGCAGGAGATCAGAGCCCACTCCCACAGGAAGGACCCCGACTGGGTCCCTGACCCCGGCGCCCCCATCGACTACTGCTACGTCCGCCCAAACCACATCCCCTCCGTCAACTCCATGTGTCACAGCAGCTTCTGGCCAG GTGTGGACCTGTCGGAGTGTCTCCAGTACCCGGACTTCAGCGTGGTCGTCCTCTATAAGAGGGTCGTGGTCGGCTTTGGGTTCATGGTTCCGGATGTGAAGTACAACGAGGCctacatctccttcctgctggtcCATCCTGAGTGGAGGAGGGCCGGCATCGGTACCTTCATGATCTACCACCTGATTCAG